The Mycoplasmopsis columbinasalis genomic interval ATTCTTTTGCAAAAAAGCAATCGTATCAGTTTTAGTTGTTGGCGCTGAGTCAAAAGTAAAACCAATTTTCACTCTTTGAATTAGTAATTGATAAGCACTTTCGATTAAGTATTCTGATGAATTTTTGAGGTTTGCTAATGCTTCCAAAATTGTATAAATTAGTTCTTTTTGGTCATTATTGAGGTTGCTTCTTGAAATTGCGTCAACATTTCGTTTATAAGAAGCGACTAAATCGTCTAAACTCGCAACGAGACTATTGTCTCTCTCTCTCTCTCTCTCTCTCTCTCTCTCTCTCTCTCTCTCTCTCTCTCTCTCTCTCTCTCTCTCTCTCTCTCTCTCTCGACTTCTATAGAATGGTTAATATTTTCTGTAATTGTTTTGTTCGAATTTTGCATTTTTTCTCCTGTTTATTGTTGAATTATAAACAAGAAGTAGCAATGACAAATTTGCATCAACAACTTTTAGTTATCTAAAGCTTTTAAAGATCTAAGCTTAGTTAAGATTCGTTCAGCAGTTAATCAGTTAGTTTCAACGCCAAATTCATTCAACATTTGATTTACATCTTTGATTAGCAAATCAAGTGTTTTGTCACTCGTGATACTTACATCGCGATATTGAAGTTCAAAGACTGATAAATTAGACTGATAAGGTTTAGTTTTCTCAGTTCATTTGTCAATTGACTCGCTTTTTGTTCCTTTACCGTGGCAAATTCGATAAAGACGTTCGTAAGTTACTCTATCGGCAATGTCATTTTGATTATTAGTAACGATAGTATAGGTTCTATTGCCACCATCTTTACGGTTTTGCTGTAACACTGCTTGTCCAGTTGTACCACTGCCTGAGAAGAAGTCAAGGACTCTGGCGTTTTTATTTGCGTGAGCATCAATTAAATAAGCAATTAAAGTAACAGGCTTTGGGTACTGAAAGAGTTTTTTCTTATTGAAAATTTTGCTAAATTCAGCAGTGCCAGTGGCACCGTGTGTTCCTAAAATCAAATTATTTCTGATTTTGTATCTGGTGTAAGGCTTGTCGTCACTATCAACATACTGATACTGTTTGTAGTAGATTCCAGTTTCTTTAACAACAATGGAGCCATTTTTGTATCTTTCTCAAAAGTTTTCTTCACTTCATCTTCAAGCTCAGTCATAAGTGTCAACAATTCCGTTAACTCTTTGTTCATATAAGTCTGGATCATTGCCCGGAATAAAAACTTGACCGTCAATTTCAATTTTGTAGTCCATTGAAGGACTGTATTGCAATGTATTAGTTGCTAAGTTAGCTATTTTGTATTTTCCTCTAGTTGTTACATATTCATCTTGCTGGGTGTAGCTGCCGTCTTCAAGGTTTCTCAAATCTTTTTTGATTTGGAATTGTTCAGCATTTTTAGCATACATTAAGACATATTCAGAAAGAATACGCACACTTTTAGCATCGCCACTTGTACCGTCGCTTTTCTTTTGTCAAATGAAATTCGCAACAAAGTTTTGTTCGCCAAAAATTTCGTCCATCAAAATTTTTAAGTAAGCTTGCTCATTGTCATCAATTGAAACAAAAATGACCCCATCATCTTTTAATAACTGTTTCGCAAGCGCAAGACGCTCTTTCATTAAATTCAATCAACCATTACGACTGAATTTATCACGATAAACAAATTTTCCACTTTCTACTTCTTCATTATCATCGGCAA includes:
- a CDS encoding site-specific DNA-methyltransferase; protein product: MKNSNIQIKEKTNQSLGVERERERERERERERERERERDNSTNSLSDRLIQYQQQVDVFSKNTLNSDQKELIKTILALLVESKGSTEYMLESVYQLLIQRIKVGLTFDEAPAAQVDAISYLKKNHKLSFGQDQNTNKNIFIIGENYDALKNLILIENEKDINGVGYDVIYIDPPYNTESSANDGNRIADDNEEVESGKFVYRDKFSRNGWLNLMKERLALAKQLLKDDGVIFVSIDDNEQAYLKILMDEIFGEQNFVANFIWQKKSDGTSGDAKSVRILSEYVLMYAKNAEQFQIKKDLRNLEDGSYTQQDEYVTTRGKYKIANLATNTLQYSPSMDYKIEIDGQVFIPGNDPDLYEQRVNGIVDTYDWAWRWSEENFWERYKNGSIVVKETGIYYKQYQYVDSDDKPYTRYKIRNNLILGTHGATGTAEFSKIFNKKKLFQYPKPVTLIAYLIDAHANKNARVLDFFSGSGTTGQAVLQQNRKDGGNRTYTIVTNNQNDIADRVTYERLYRICHGKGTKSESIDKWTEKTKPYQSNLSVFELQYRDVSITSDKTLDLLIKDVNQMLNEFGVETNWLTAERILTKLRSLKALDN